A DNA window from Paenibacillus sp. HWE-109 contains the following coding sequences:
- a CDS encoding Kelch repeat-containing protein, whose translation MTWKWRKRVCSLVLGSLLIGLIPFGGVVALSSAGIAATANLETLGQSTRPIGEVAALTQPASNALLSTSDISTFNGKNIPTSYSNSSGQSLLPNGNILLTVTDDQFGASVFLYDVKSDIWTAKSRLSSSSRGQSTLLDGRVMVTGRKVSGNVVSFYNYLNDTWTSGASMANNLSGSYAQSTLKDGRVMVTGGETFSSSDRIDVSKDCQIYNPATNSWIQVAPLPVALFMHSQVTLNDGRVIVTGGIEASMWGSIDISNSPLPAPKPSSYVYDPDTNHWTTVAPMPTGLRGHQLSTLRNGKVLLTGGGSGNINSTAYLYDPIQNSWSMLTTNMPPRERHSQSILSDGRVIITGGFDGLKNDVTTKIYTINSADFEVIAPTTPSNLSSPSKTNTTINLNWIASTDNIAVTGYDIYNGSTLVGSTTGTTSYMVSNLIAGTFYTFTVKARDAAGNVSAASNALTISTYLPLCFLDYPSSSSTSKLSGIVNVSGWVLDNNGVEKVDIIVDGILMGQAIYGDTRDDIYSTYPAYNNHYAGFHYSLDTTSLNEGNHVISIRSTARNGVQTPVWSGTNFVIGNLDKRVNAYDQNGQLKRTDFPSGKSIEFQYDSNGNLIKKIIH comes from the coding sequence ATGACTTGGAAATGGAGAAAGAGAGTATGTAGTTTAGTGTTAGGTTCATTATTAATTGGATTAATACCGTTTGGAGGTGTAGTTGCATTGTCCAGCGCGGGGATTGCTGCCACTGCAAATTTGGAGACTCTAGGCCAGTCTACAAGGCCAATCGGCGAAGTTGCGGCATTGACGCAACCAGCTTCAAATGCTCTCCTGAGTACAAGCGATATTTCAACTTTTAACGGCAAAAATATTCCAACTAGTTATTCCAACTCTAGTGGTCAGAGTCTTTTACCGAACGGAAACATTTTACTCACAGTAACAGATGATCAGTTTGGAGCAAGTGTATTTTTATATGATGTAAAATCTGACATATGGACAGCTAAATCGAGACTAAGCTCATCCAGCCGAGGACAAAGTACATTGCTTGATGGTCGAGTAATGGTGACAGGAAGAAAAGTAAGTGGCAATGTGGTATCCTTCTACAATTACTTAAATGATACATGGACAAGCGGTGCTTCTATGGCTAATAACTTATCGGGTTCATATGCTCAAAGCACTTTAAAAGACGGAAGAGTCATGGTTACAGGAGGTGAAACGTTTAGTAGTTCAGACAGAATAGATGTGAGCAAAGACTGTCAAATTTACAATCCCGCAACAAACTCATGGATACAAGTTGCTCCCTTGCCAGTAGCGCTGTTCATGCATTCTCAGGTTACGTTGAATGATGGGAGAGTGATAGTAACGGGTGGGATTGAAGCTAGTATGTGGGGCAGTATTGATATTAGCAATTCTCCACTCCCGGCTCCAAAGCCATCTTCGTATGTGTATGATCCTGATACGAATCATTGGACAACAGTTGCACCGATGCCAACAGGGCTGCGAGGCCATCAATTAAGTACACTTCGTAACGGAAAAGTATTATTGACCGGTGGGGGCTCGGGAAACATAAATTCAACAGCATATCTTTATGATCCTATTCAAAACTCATGGAGTATGTTAACAACCAATATGCCGCCAAGGGAGAGACACTCTCAAAGTATCTTATCAGATGGACGTGTGATCATTACAGGGGGATTTGATGGTTTGAAAAATGATGTAACAACAAAAATTTATACAATTAATTCTGCCGATTTCGAAGTTATTGCACCGACTACACCGTCTAATTTGTCATCTCCAAGTAAGACAAATACAACAATCAATTTGAACTGGATAGCATCGACAGACAACATAGCAGTTACAGGATATGATATTTATAACGGCTCGACTTTAGTGGGATCTACAACTGGAACAACTAGCTATATGGTTTCAAATTTAATTGCGGGGACGTTTTACACTTTTACTGTCAAAGCCAGGGATGCAGCGGGGAACGTTTCTGCTGCGAGTAATGCATTAACTATATCTACTTACTTACCTTTATGCTTCTTAGATTATCCAAGTAGCTCCAGTACAAGTAAATTGAGTGGAATCGTAAATGTTTCGGGTTGGGTTCTAGATAATAACGGAGTAGAAAAAGTTGATATCATTGTGGATGGTATCTTGATGGGACAAGCCATATATGGAGATACTCGTGATGATATTTATAGTACTTATCCAGCGTATAACAATCATTATGCAGGATTTCATTATAGCTTGGATACGACAAGTTTAAACGAGGGGAACCATGTGATTTCAATAAGATCCACAGCGAGAAACGGTGTGCAAACTCCAGTTTGGAGTGGAACAAATTTTGTGATTGGAAACCTTGATAAACGTGTAAATGCATACGATCAGAACGGTCAATTGAAACGAACGGATTTTCCTTCAGGGAAATCAATTGAATTTCAATATGACAGTAACGGGAACTTAATTAAAAAAATTATACATTAG